In one Paraburkholderia megapolitana genomic region, the following are encoded:
- a CDS encoding SMP-30/gluconolactonase/LRE family protein — MTDASRRYPDLSVRILDPRFNALRLPLASVECLYQGTRWSEGPVWFGDGRYLLWSDIPNNRMLRWDEESGAVTPFRRPSNNANGNTRDREGRLVTCEHLTRRVTRTEYDGSITVLADRYLGKRLNSPNDVVVKSDGSIWFSDPTFGIEGYYEGEKQESELSACVYRVDGQTGEVSVVADTVLGPNGLAFSPDESVLYIVESRGTPRKIRAFDVAGDGRTLTGDRVLIDAGQGTPDGFRVDIHGNLWCGWGMGTDELDGVRVFTAQGEAIGHIALPERCANLCFGGRHRNRLFMAASHGLYSLYVNTQGVKGG; from the coding sequence ATGACCGACGCCAGCCGACGCTATCCCGACCTCTCTGTTCGCATTCTCGATCCGCGCTTCAATGCGCTGCGCCTTCCGCTCGCCTCGGTCGAGTGCCTGTACCAGGGCACGCGCTGGTCCGAAGGACCGGTATGGTTCGGCGACGGCCGCTATCTGTTGTGGAGCGACATCCCGAACAACCGCATGCTGCGATGGGACGAGGAGAGCGGCGCGGTGACGCCGTTTCGCCGGCCGTCGAATAACGCGAACGGCAACACGCGCGACCGGGAGGGACGGCTCGTCACCTGCGAGCATCTGACGCGGCGTGTCACACGCACCGAATACGATGGCTCGATCACCGTGCTCGCCGACCGCTATCTGGGCAAGCGCCTCAATTCGCCGAACGATGTCGTCGTGAAGTCCGACGGGTCGATCTGGTTCAGCGATCCGACCTTCGGCATCGAGGGCTATTACGAGGGCGAGAAGCAGGAGTCCGAGTTGTCGGCCTGCGTTTATCGCGTCGATGGACAGACCGGCGAGGTGAGCGTCGTTGCCGATACGGTGCTGGGTCCGAACGGACTCGCGTTTTCACCGGACGAGTCGGTGCTGTACATCGTCGAGTCGCGCGGCACGCCGCGCAAGATCCGCGCATTCGATGTCGCCGGCGATGGCCGCACGCTCACTGGCGACCGCGTGCTGATCGACGCGGGCCAGGGCACGCCCGATGGCTTTCGTGTCGATATCCACGGCAACCTGTGGTGCGGTTGGGGCATGGGCACCGACGAACTCGACGGCGTACGCGTGTTCACCGCGCAAGGCGAGGCGATCGGACATATCGCGCTGCCCGAGCGGTGCGCGAATCTGTGCTTCGGCGGGCGACATCGCAACCGTTTGTTCATGGCGGCGTCGCACGGGCTGTATTCGCTGTACGTGAATACGCAGGGTGTGAAGGGCGGTTGA
- a CDS encoding ABC transporter ATP-binding protein codes for MKHQFEQLRLAAVSRSFTSADGHPVAALQGLDLDIRRGEFIALLGPSGCGKSTALNCIAGLQPLTSGGIWLDETRIDILPPEKRGFGMVFQNYALFPHMSVLDNVGFGLKMRGVSKSETARRARDALQLVQLVGHERKLPGQLSGGQQQRVAIARAIVIEPPLVLMDEPLSNLDTKLRIEMRAEIRRIHSQLERATLYVTHDQDEALSMADRIVVMKEGVVQQVGTPKEVYGRPKNLHVARFMGYRNVLEFALEGQQGDGVAVNASGVRLLGVAMDGFDSQRVCVALRPEDLELAAPGTDNSFDADVTTVEYGGHDSLLRVHTMFGDLWARIAGEFVVGERLRLRVPPARTLVYDGSEAR; via the coding sequence ATGAAGCATCAGTTTGAGCAATTGCGGCTCGCAGCAGTGAGTCGCAGTTTCACGAGCGCCGACGGCCATCCGGTCGCGGCGCTTCAAGGACTCGATCTCGACATCCGGCGCGGCGAGTTCATCGCGTTGCTGGGGCCTTCGGGGTGCGGCAAGTCGACGGCGCTCAACTGCATCGCGGGCCTGCAACCGCTCACGTCCGGCGGCATCTGGCTCGACGAAACGCGCATCGACATACTGCCGCCCGAGAAGCGCGGCTTCGGTATGGTGTTTCAGAACTACGCGTTGTTTCCACACATGTCGGTACTCGACAACGTCGGCTTCGGCCTGAAGATGCGCGGCGTGTCGAAGAGCGAAACCGCGCGCCGCGCACGCGATGCGTTGCAACTCGTGCAACTGGTCGGCCACGAACGCAAGCTGCCTGGCCAGCTGTCGGGTGGGCAGCAGCAGCGCGTCGCGATTGCCCGCGCGATCGTGATCGAACCGCCGCTCGTGTTGATGGACGAACCGCTATCGAATCTCGATACGAAGCTGCGCATCGAAATGCGCGCGGAGATTCGCCGTATTCATAGCCAGCTCGAACGGGCGACGCTTTACGTGACGCACGATCAGGACGAGGCGCTGTCGATGGCCGATCGCATCGTCGTGATGAAAGAGGGCGTCGTACAGCAGGTCGGGACGCCGAAGGAAGTCTATGGCCGGCCGAAGAATCTGCATGTCGCGCGTTTCATGGGCTATCGCAACGTGCTCGAGTTTGCGCTCGAAGGTCAGCAGGGCGATGGCGTCGCGGTGAACGCGAGTGGCGTGCGCCTGCTTGGTGTTGCGATGGACGGGTTCGACAGTCAACGCGTGTGCGTTGCGCTGCGACCCGAAGATCTCGAACTGGCCGCGCCAGGAACCGACAATAGTTTCGACGCGGACGTCACGACAGTGGAGTACGGCGGTCACGATTCGCTGCTGCGTGTGCATACGATGTTCGGCGATCTGTGGGCGCGCATCGCCGGTGAATTTGTTGTCGGTGAGCGTTTGCGCTTAAGGGTGCCGCCGGCGCGTACGCTCGTCTACGACGGCAGCGAAGCACGATGA
- a CDS encoding aldehyde dehydrogenase (NADP(+)) has translation MQITGDMLIGGSAVRGTRGTLRAFDPARNAEIEPTFGAGGTAEVERACELAARAFDPYRAAPLETRARFLEAIADNIVALGDALIERAHAESALPKARLEGERGRTVGQLKLFAALVREGRWLTATLDSALPERKPQPRPDLRLQKIPVGPVAVFGASNFPLAFSVAGGDTASAFAAGCPVVAKAHPAHLGTSELVGRAIQKAVVDCDLPEGVFSLLVGAGNEIGEALVAHPAIKSVGFTGSRRGGLALVDIAAKRREPIPVFAEMSSVNPFFLLPGALKARGDEIAAGFVESVTLGVGQFCTNPGLVITLDGEETQRFIDAAAQALAKKGAQTMLTAGIAAAYKDGVLQRGEERGVTTVAQGMASDASCAALPALFTTNAMHFLATPELEDEIFGPTSLIVICPTIEDMLQVARHVEGQLTATLQLEAEDYPLARQLLPVLERKAGRILANGFPTGVEVSYAMVHGGPFPATSDSRSTSVGATAIERFLRPVCYQDLPADLLPEALRDENPLKLWRLRDGKLGRE, from the coding sequence GGCTCGGCGGTGCGCGGCACCAGGGGCACGCTGCGCGCGTTCGACCCGGCCCGCAACGCGGAAATCGAGCCGACCTTCGGCGCAGGCGGCACGGCGGAAGTCGAGCGGGCCTGCGAACTGGCCGCGCGCGCATTCGATCCGTACCGCGCCGCGCCGCTGGAAACGCGCGCCCGCTTTCTCGAAGCGATTGCCGACAATATCGTGGCGCTCGGCGATGCGTTGATCGAACGCGCGCACGCCGAATCCGCTCTGCCGAAAGCGCGCCTCGAAGGTGAGCGCGGCCGCACGGTCGGTCAGTTGAAGCTGTTTGCTGCGCTGGTGCGCGAGGGTCGCTGGCTCACCGCCACGCTCGACTCCGCGTTGCCCGAACGCAAGCCGCAGCCGCGGCCGGATCTGCGCTTGCAGAAAATTCCGGTCGGGCCGGTCGCGGTGTTCGGTGCGAGCAATTTCCCGCTGGCGTTTTCGGTCGCGGGCGGCGATACCGCATCGGCGTTCGCCGCCGGTTGCCCGGTTGTCGCGAAGGCGCATCCGGCGCACCTCGGTACGTCCGAACTGGTCGGCCGCGCGATCCAGAAAGCGGTCGTCGACTGCGATCTGCCGGAAGGCGTGTTCTCGCTACTGGTCGGCGCCGGGAACGAGATCGGCGAAGCGCTCGTCGCGCATCCGGCGATCAAGTCGGTTGGCTTTACAGGGTCGCGCCGTGGCGGCCTCGCACTCGTCGATATCGCGGCGAAGCGTCGCGAGCCGATTCCGGTGTTCGCCGAGATGAGCAGCGTCAATCCGTTTTTCCTGTTGCCAGGCGCGCTGAAAGCGCGCGGCGATGAAATCGCGGCCGGTTTCGTCGAGTCGGTGACGCTCGGCGTCGGGCAGTTCTGCACGAATCCGGGCCTTGTCATTACGCTCGATGGCGAAGAGACGCAGCGCTTCATCGACGCGGCGGCCCAGGCGCTCGCAAAGAAGGGCGCGCAGACCATGCTCACCGCCGGCATCGCGGCTGCCTATAAGGATGGTGTTCTGCAGCGCGGCGAGGAACGTGGCGTGACCACCGTCGCGCAGGGCATGGCCAGTGATGCGTCGTGTGCGGCGCTGCCGGCGCTCTTCACGACGAACGCGATGCATTTCCTCGCTACGCCGGAGCTCGAAGACGAGATCTTCGGGCCGACGTCGCTGATCGTCATCTGCCCGACCATCGAAGACATGCTGCAAGTGGCGCGTCATGTGGAAGGCCAGTTGACCGCGACGTTGCAACTCGAAGCCGAAGACTATCCGCTCGCGCGGCAACTGCTGCCGGTGCTCGAGCGCAAGGCCGGTCGCATCCTCGCAAACGGTTTCCCGACCGGCGTCGAAGTGTCCTACGCGATGGTGCACGGCGGTCCATTCCCGGCTACATCGGACTCGCGCTCGACATCGGTCGGGGCGACCGCGATCGAGCGTTTCCTGCGCCCGGTCTGCTATCAGGATCTGCCCGCCGACCTGCTGCCCGAAGCGCTGCGCGACGAGAATCCGCTGAAGCTCTGGCGTCTGCGCGACGGCAAGCTCGGGCGGGAATAA
- a CDS encoding extracellular solute-binding protein translates to MIFSGSGSARYVAACATLTAAATLTAFAPLAHAAGPVALNIVDVAGDLQLTQKGFEAFKAKYPNLVSNITYTNAPAPQLPGKIKAMQGAGRSDIDLVLTGTDALAAGIQQNLWIKLLPDQAAAFPGTLDRYAPGPRKMQDLAQGYGLEVAYMPAGPLLEYNPAKVSDPPRTPAQLLQWCKAHPDKLIYARPANSGPGRTFLMGLPYVLGDKDPQDPVNGWDKTWAFLKQLNDCIPYYPGGTSAVMKELGEGTRDMTVTVTGWDINPRALGIVPAEFRVQAFDNMTWVNDAHYMVIPKGVPKEKLDVLYKLMNFMLEPAQQALTYDDGYFYPGPAIKGVTVDQAPAHSQDVLKQYGRPEYAKLLAERPHVLPLSASAMVAAFQKWDREVGAQKTK, encoded by the coding sequence ATGATTTTTTCGGGTAGCGGGTCAGCAAGGTACGTCGCGGCGTGCGCGACACTCACCGCCGCGGCGACACTGACAGCATTCGCGCCGCTCGCGCACGCAGCCGGTCCGGTCGCGCTCAACATCGTCGACGTAGCCGGCGACTTGCAACTGACACAAAAAGGTTTCGAAGCCTTCAAGGCGAAATACCCGAACCTCGTTTCGAACATCACCTACACGAATGCACCGGCTCCGCAGTTGCCCGGCAAGATCAAGGCGATGCAGGGAGCCGGGCGCTCCGATATCGATCTCGTGCTGACCGGCACCGACGCGCTCGCGGCCGGCATCCAGCAGAACCTGTGGATCAAGCTGCTGCCCGATCAAGCGGCTGCGTTTCCCGGCACGCTCGACCGCTACGCGCCCGGGCCGCGCAAGATGCAGGACCTTGCGCAGGGGTATGGGCTCGAGGTCGCGTATATGCCCGCTGGTCCGCTGCTCGAATACAACCCGGCGAAGGTCAGCGATCCGCCGCGAACACCCGCGCAACTGCTGCAATGGTGCAAGGCGCACCCGGACAAGCTGATCTACGCGCGGCCCGCCAATTCGGGTCCGGGCCGCACGTTTCTAATGGGCTTGCCGTATGTACTCGGCGACAAGGATCCGCAGGATCCGGTCAATGGCTGGGACAAGACATGGGCTTTCCTGAAGCAGCTGAATGACTGCATTCCGTACTACCCGGGCGGCACGTCGGCGGTCATGAAGGAGCTCGGCGAGGGCACGCGCGACATGACGGTTACCGTCACCGGCTGGGACATCAATCCGCGCGCACTCGGCATCGTGCCGGCGGAGTTCCGCGTGCAGGCGTTCGACAACATGACATGGGTCAACGACGCGCACTACATGGTGATCCCGAAGGGCGTGCCGAAAGAGAAGCTCGACGTGCTCTACAAGTTGATGAACTTCATGCTGGAGCCTGCGCAGCAGGCGCTCACGTACGACGACGGTTACTTCTATCCCGGCCCCGCGATCAAGGGCGTCACCGTCGATCAGGCGCCGGCGCACAGTCAGGACGTGCTGAAGCAGTACGGTCGTCCCGAGTACGCGAAGCTGCTGGCCGAACGTCCACACGTACTGCCGCTCAGTGCATCCGCGATGGTGGCGGCGTTCCAGAAATGGGACCGTGAAGTAGGCGCGCAGAAAACGAAGTAG